The Mixophyes fleayi isolate aMixFle1 unplaced genomic scaffold, aMixFle1.hap1 Scaffold_46, whole genome shotgun sequence genome has a segment encoding these proteins:
- the LOC142134219 gene encoding uncharacterized protein LOC142134219 isoform X1, with protein sequence MSSLQGMGLAAALLAASGGVAIASWRYISARRKNNEGPDIKPAQKDKKEELGSTPVLDEDSRTDPSIKPVQKADEEEELGSIPAVYADKRADLGTSVLHADHERANQECRSVQEECKRAEPDPSALLHKGDERADSDRTPVESPVEKKISGINASPEIQVKGKASQVLVLGLDGSGKTSILNSIAANKGKLTTTPTATEGVNAICINNGNSKTEFLEIGGSEQLRPYWKMYLARALAVIFVVDSADHSRLPLAKRHLHQLIQQDSVLPLLVLANKQDLKNAYHITDIHDALALSEICENRRLFLIGTHVTKDDHDVSSGILDAKEFLAQLLSENSATIT encoded by the exons ATGTCTTCTCTGCAGGGCATGGGTCTGGCCGCTGCTCTCCTGGCTGCCTCTGGAGGGGTGGCCATTGCTTCTTGGCGTTACATCTCTGCTAGGAGAAAAAATAACGAGGGCCCGGACATTAAACCAGCACAGAAGGACAAGAAAGAAGAATTGGGCTCTACACCAGTCTTGGATGAAGACAGTAGAACAGACCCGAGCATTAAGCCAGTCCAGAAGGCAGATGAGGAAGAAGAATTAGGCTCCATACCAGCCGTGTATGCAGACAAGAGAGCAGACCTAGGTACCTCTGTACTACATGCAGATCACGAGCGAGCGAACCAAGAGTGCAGATCAGTACAGGAGGAATGTAAGCGAGCAGAGCCAGACCCATCAGCATTACTACATAAGGGAGACGAGAGAGCAGATTCAGACAGAACACCTGTAGAGTCTCCTGTGGAAAAGAAAATAAGTGGCATTAATGCATCTCCAGAAATACAGGTTAAG GGAAAAGCATCACAAGTTTTGGTATTAGGACTTGATGGATCCGGAAAGACTAGCATCCTGAATTCCATCGCGGCCAACAAAGGGAAGCTCACTACAACACCTACAGCTACAGAAGGAGTTAATGCAATATGTATCAACAATGGAAATTCTAAAACGGAGTTTTTGGAAA TTGGAGGAAGTGAGCAGTTACGCCCCTATTGGAAAATGTACCTTGCTAGAGCACTTGCTGTGATTTTTGTTGTGGACTCTGCGGATCACAGTCGCCTTCCACTCGCTAAACGACATCTTCATCAGCTGATTCAGCAAGACTCTGTCCTTCCACTTCTAGTCCTTGCTAATAAACAG GACCTAAAAAATGCATATCACATCACTGACATCCACGATGCCCTTGCACTGTCGGAGATTTGCGAAAATAGGAGGCTGTTTTTAATTGGGACACATGTGACAAAGGATGACCATGATGTTTCTTCTGGGATCCTAGATGCAAAGGAATTCCTTGCACAGCTGCTTTCAGAAAATTCTGCAACAAtaacataa
- the LOC142134223 gene encoding signal recognition particle subunit SRP72-like gives MAYVMQLQGSIDDALQLYNQIIKLKPTDVGLLAVVANNIITINKDQNVFDSKKKVKLTNAEGVEHKLAKQQLQAIEFNKALLSMYTNQAEQCRKLSTSLQAQNPEHMLPVLIQAAQLCREKQHSKAIDLLQEFADQHPSTAPQIKLTMAQLKLVQGNVTKACMIMKSIQEMAHRPGMVSALVTMHSHDEDIDSAIEVFNQAIIWYQENQPNSPTHLYLIREASNFKLKHGRKKEAINDLEQLWKQNPRDIHTLAQLISAYSIVDANKAKVLSEHLPSSDTMHLKVDVDALENSTGATFIRKKAAKVAGEQTKEQGQVELKKKKKKKKGKLPKNYDPKVTPDPERWLPMRERSYYRGKKKGKKKEQIGKGTQGATAAATAEFDASKTASSPPTSPRPGMAATNAPSSSTSNVIPPRHQKPMGAAGTKKKQQQKKKKGGKGSW, from the exons ATGGCCTATGTCATGCAGCTACAAGGCTCCATAGATGATGCTCTTCAGCTTTACAACCAAATCATAAAGTTAAA GCCCACTGATGTTGGTTTGTTGGCTGTTGTGGCAAATAACATCATAACAATTAACAAG gaccAAAATGTGTTTGACTCAAAGAAGAAAGTGAAGCTTACAAATGCTGAGGGAGTGGAACATAAGCTGGCTAAGCAACAACTCCAAGCTATTGAATTTAATAAGGCTTTGCTATCCATGTATACAAATCAG GCAGAGCAATGTAGAAAGCTGTCCACCAGTTTACAGGCTCAGAACCCCGAACATATGCTTCCTGTGCTCATTCAGGCTGCCCAGCTGTGTCGTGAGAAGCAGCATTCAAAAGCTATAGACCTGTTACAG GAATTTGCAGATCAGCATCCGAGTACTGCACCCCAAATCAAACTAACAATGGCACAGTTGAAACTTGTACAAG gtAATGTTACAAAGGCTTGTATGATAATGAAGAGCATTCAAGAAATGGCGCATAGACCTGGCATG GTGTCTGCATTAGTTACTATGCACAGCCATGATGAAGATATTGACAGTGCCATAGAAGTATTCAACCAAGCGATCATCTGGTACCAAGAAAACCAA CCAAATTCTCCAACACACTTGTACTTAATAAGAGAAGCTTCCAACTTCAAACTAAAACATGGACGGAAGAAGGAGGCAATAAACGACCTTGAGCAACTATGGAA ACAGAATCCCAGGGATATTCATACTTTGGCTCAGCTCATCTCTGCATATTCCATTGTGGATGCTAACAAAGCAAAAGT TCTTAGTGAACATTTGCCCTCTTCTGACACTATGCATTTAAAAGTGGATGTGGATGCCTTGGAAAATTCCACTGGAGCTACGTTTATCCGGAAAAAGGCTGCTAAAGTGGCTGGGGAGCAAACCAAAGAACAAGG ACAAGTGGAActtaagaaaaagaagaagaaaaaaaaag GAAAACTACCCAAGAATTATGATCCCAAAGTTACCCCAGATCCAGAACGATGGCTTCCCATGCGAGAACGATCATACTACCGTGGTAAAAAGAAGGGGAAGAAGAAGGAACAGATTGGCAAAGGGACCCAGGGAGCCACAGCAGCTGCAACAGCTGAATT TGATGCAAGTAAAACGGCCAGCAGTCCCCCAACATCTCCAAGACCAGGCATGGCAGCGACAAATGCCCCTTCATCCTCTACCAGCAATGTCATACCCCCTCGACACCAGAAACCAATGGGAGCTGCTGGCACAAAGAAAAAGCagcaacaaaagaaaaagaaaggaggAAAAGGCAGTTGGTGA
- the LOC142134219 gene encoding ADP-ribosylation factor-like protein 9 isoform X2, whose protein sequence is MEKRIKKGKASQVLVLGLDGSGKTSILNSIAANKGKLTTTPTATEGVNAICINNGNSKTEFLEIGGSEQLRPYWKMYLARALAVIFVVDSADHSRLPLAKRHLHQLIQQDSVLPLLVLANKQDLKNAYHITDIHDALALSEICENRRLFLIGTHVTKDDHDVSSGILDAKEFLAQLLSENSATIT, encoded by the exons ATGGAGAAAAGAATAAAGAAG GGAAAAGCATCACAAGTTTTGGTATTAGGACTTGATGGATCCGGAAAGACTAGCATCCTGAATTCCATCGCGGCCAACAAAGGGAAGCTCACTACAACACCTACAGCTACAGAAGGAGTTAATGCAATATGTATCAACAATGGAAATTCTAAAACGGAGTTTTTGGAAA TTGGAGGAAGTGAGCAGTTACGCCCCTATTGGAAAATGTACCTTGCTAGAGCACTTGCTGTGATTTTTGTTGTGGACTCTGCGGATCACAGTCGCCTTCCACTCGCTAAACGACATCTTCATCAGCTGATTCAGCAAGACTCTGTCCTTCCACTTCTAGTCCTTGCTAATAAACAG GACCTAAAAAATGCATATCACATCACTGACATCCACGATGCCCTTGCACTGTCGGAGATTTGCGAAAATAGGAGGCTGTTTTTAATTGGGACACATGTGACAAAGGATGACCATGATGTTTCTTCTGGGATCCTAGATGCAAAGGAATTCCTTGCACAGCTGCTTTCAGAAAATTCTGCAACAAtaacataa